GGGTGTAGTCGCCCTCGACCCAGTCGAACGCGGCCGCGGGCGAGCCCTCCTCGGGTTGATTGCGGCCGGCGACCGCGACGTCGTACCCACGACGGGCGAGCTCGGCCGCCACCGTCGAACCGATCAGGCCGGTGCCACCGACCACCAGGACCCGCTGTGCGACGCTCATGCTCTCCCTCGTCCCTATCTAACGCTTGTTCGATAAGGATAGAGGGCGACGGCGCGCCGTCAACCGGGCGGTCCGTCAGGCGGGAACCAGCGTGATGTCGCCGGACACGGTGGTGGCGCGCAGCTCGACATGGTCGGCGCCGGGCTCGGGCTGACCGACCGGCGCCAGGGTCGAGCTGACCCGGCCGGAGACGGTGGTGAGGTCGGTCCAGACCGGCGTACCTGCGGGGATCCCGACGTGCACCCGGGTCGAGGCGCCCTTGACGAGGATCCGGCCGCGGCGCGCCGTACGCACGACGACGTCGCCCGACCCGGTCTTGCTGGTGAGGTCGGCGGTGCTCTCGCCGACCTCGAGGTCGCCGGAGCCGGTCTTGACGACGGCGGTGCCGAGGGCCTGCCCGAGGCAGACGTCGCCGGAGCCGGTGGAGACCGAGGCGGCGCGGGCGACACGGCCCAGGTCGACCGCACCGGAGCCGGTGCGGACCCGGACGTCGCCGTCGACCTCGGCGACGCTGACGTCGCCCGAGCCGGTGTCGACGACGACGGTCGTGGCCTGGTCGAGGACGACCGTGCCGGAGCCGCTCTTGACCCGGGCGGTCATCAGCCGTCCGCTGGCAGTGATGCCCGCGCTGCCGCTGCGGGCGACCAGGTCGCTGTCGAGCGGGACGACGACCTCGATGTCGAGCTCGTCGGCACGGCCGAAGATGCCGTTGCGCGGCTTCGGGGCGTGGACGCCGATGCGGCGGCCGTCCTGGGTCACCCGCACCTCGGCCGCGCGGGCACCGGCCACGGCGACCTCGGTGGTGTCCTGCTCGGCGACCCGGACGACGATCCGGCCGCGGCCGTTCTCGACGTGCAGGCGGACCGGGCCCGGGGTCTCGAGGACCTGGCGGAGGGGTTCGTGGTCGTTCATGGGCTTCTCCTGTCTGGAGGCTGGTCAGAGCCAGCCGGTGAGGCGTCGGTTGGCGCCGGGCTTGCCCGCGGACGGCGGGCCGAACGGGAAGTCGTGTCCGAACGGGACGCTGGACAGGTCGACGTCGACGTGGAGCGCCCTGTCGCTGGTGGCTCCGCGGATCAGGCTGACCAGCCAGGTGTTGAGCGACTGTCCGGCGCGGGCGGCCGCCTCGTCAGCGCGGGCCTTGAGCGACTCGGGCAGTCGCAGGCTGACACGCGCCTGCCCCTCGTCCTCGGTGGGCACCTCGGCCGGCACCGG
The genomic region above belongs to Nocardioides sp. QY071 and contains:
- a CDS encoding DUF4097 family beta strand repeat-containing protein codes for the protein MNDHEPLRQVLETPGPVRLHVENGRGRIVVRVAEQDTTEVAVAGARAAEVRVTQDGRRIGVHAPKPRNGIFGRADELDIEVVVPLDSDLVARSGSAGITASGRLMTARVKSGSGTVVLDQATTVVVDTGSGDVSVAEVDGDVRVRTGSGAVDLGRVARAASVSTGSGDVCLGQALGTAVVKTGSGDLEVGESTADLTSKTGSGDVVVRTARRGRILVKGASTRVHVGIPAGTPVWTDLTTVSGRVSSTLAPVGQPEPGADHVELRATTVSGDITLVPA
- a CDS encoding toxin-antitoxin system HicB family antitoxin, which gives rise to MDITPYVDSLRRDLLAAAESAGEQAREVAERLGYALDPAVRLAVMEAISQAAAEITAAMPSGGVDVRLDGRDLDFVVTAPEPDQAMLPQQVTGPVPAEVPTEDEGQARVSLRLPESLKARADEAAARAGQSLNTWLVSLIRGATSDRALHVDVDLSSVPFGHDFPFGPPSAGKPGANRRLTGWL